Proteins from a single region of Alphaproteobacteria bacterium:
- a CDS encoding extracellular solute-binding protein gives MNAAFFSKNYLICFLFFLTPYLSFAATKDVKIFYWANAIPKSVFTDFEKETGLNTISTIFDSDELLEAKLYAGLTGFDVIILTANPFLPNHLKAKFYQKLDKSKLPNHNNLDPIIMKKLLNYDPDNLYAIPFSWGSAGIGINQDKVLKIMPDAPINSWKLFFDPNILKNFQKCGIAMVDSSTEILPLMLHYLGYNPHSLKLDELNHAKEALLKIRPYIKEINNSNYISNFANGNLCLALGWSGNILQARNAARESKNGINITYHLANELTPMWIDIMAIHHEAPNPDGAHQFLNFMMRPDIAARITNETGFANGNLSSHSLIEPDLINDKTLFPPPEVIERFHMDHPAPLRYEQKRVRVWEQFKSNSKD, from the coding sequence TTGAACGCAGCTTTTTTTTCTAAAAACTATTTAATTTGCTTTTTATTTTTTTTAACGCCATATCTTTCCTTTGCCGCCACCAAAGACGTCAAGATTTTTTATTGGGCCAACGCTATTCCTAAATCCGTATTTACAGATTTTGAAAAAGAAACAGGCCTTAATACTATATCCACTATCTTTGATTCTGACGAATTGCTTGAAGCAAAACTTTATGCTGGTCTTACGGGCTTTGATGTCATCATTTTAACGGCAAACCCTTTTTTACCCAATCATTTAAAAGCCAAATTTTACCAAAAATTAGATAAATCAAAACTGCCTAATCATAATAACTTAGACCCCATTATTATGAAAAAATTGCTCAATTATGATCCTGACAATCTTTATGCGATTCCTTTTTCTTGGGGAAGTGCTGGCATTGGCATCAATCAAGACAAAGTCTTGAAAATTATGCCTGACGCGCCCATAAACTCATGGAAGCTTTTTTTTGATCCCAATATTTTAAAAAATTTCCAAAAATGTGGGATTGCCATGGTTGATTCCTCAACAGAAATTCTCCCCCTTATGCTTCATTATTTAGGCTATAATCCCCACAGTCTAAAATTAGATGAACTCAATCACGCCAAAGAAGCACTTCTTAAAATTCGTCCTTATATCAAAGAAATTAATAATAGCAATTATATTTCTAATTTTGCCAATGGCAATTTATGTCTTGCTTTAGGTTGGTCCGGCAATATATTACAAGCAAGAAATGCCGCGCGTGAAAGCAAAAATGGTATTAATATTACTTATCATCTTGCAAACGAACTAACGCCCATGTGGATCGATATTATGGCCATCCACCATGAAGCACCAAACCCTGATGGCGCACATCAATTTTTAAATTTTATGATGCGTCCTGACATTGCGGCCCGCATTACGAATGAAACCGGTTTTGCAAATGGTAATTTAAGCTCACATTCATTAATAGAACCAGATTTAATTAATGATAAAACATTATTCCCACCACCTGAAGTAATCGAGCGTTTTCACATGGATCATCCTGCACCCCTACGTTATGAGCAAAAACGTGTGCGTGTGTGGGAACAATTTAAAAGTAATAGCAAGGACTAA
- the grxD gene encoding Grx4 family monothiol glutaredoxin, with product MSENPVFNQFKKDISENNVVLYMKGTQDFPQCGFSNYVVQVLTHFNLDFKDINVLDDQEIREGIKQFTNWPTIPQLYIKGEFIGGCDIVREMYDSGELQQLLKDKKIIA from the coding sequence ATGTCAGAAAACCCCGTTTTTAATCAATTTAAAAAAGATATTAGTGAAAATAATGTCGTTCTTTATATGAAAGGCACACAAGATTTTCCCCAATGCGGTTTTTCAAATTATGTTGTTCAAGTCTTAACCCATTTTAATCTTGATTTTAAAGATATTAATGTGTTAGATGACCAAGAAATACGCGAAGGCATTAAACAATTCACAAATTGGCCAACCATTCCCCAACTTTATATAAAAGGCGAATTCATCGGCGGCTGTGATATTGTCCGCGAAATGTATGATTCGGGCGAATTACAACAATTACTTAAAGATAAAAAGATTATCGCCTAA
- a CDS encoding BolA/IbaG family iron-sulfur metabolism protein, protein MPMPAQEILNILKTAFPEADIELNDLNNDQNHYGLKITSVDFKDKTRIQQHQLVYKALGPKMGNELHALALTTQIK, encoded by the coding sequence ATGCCGATGCCAGCACAAGAAATTTTAAACATCCTTAAAACTGCTTTTCCAGAAGCGGATATTGAGCTCAATGATTTAAACAATGATCAAAATCACTATGGTTTAAAGATTACAAGCGTAGACTTTAAAGATAAAACACGCATTCAACAACATCAGCTCGTTTACAAAGCGTTGGGCCCTAAAATGGGTAATGAATTGCATGCCTTAGCACTTACCACACAAATTAAATAG
- a CDS encoding DUF1476 domain-containing protein translates to MTFLDNLEQAQEAKHSQELTHKFKMLARRNFLIGLWLGEKIGLQADALQSYAHAIVDADFKKPGHEDVIEKLLDDIKSNNLSISEDQIRRKMDYYLEKAEEEFKSK, encoded by the coding sequence ATGACATTTTTAGATAATCTAGAACAAGCCCAAGAAGCAAAGCATTCACAAGAATTAACACATAAATTCAAGATGCTTGCGCGTCGCAATTTTTTGATAGGTTTGTGGTTGGGAGAAAAAATTGGATTGCAGGCGGATGCATTACAATCTTATGCGCATGCAATTGTTGATGCTGATTTTAAAAAACCAGGACATGAGGATGTGATCGAAAAACTATTAGATGATATTAAAAGTAATAATTTGTCTATCAGTGAAGATCAAATTCGTCGTAAAATGGATTACTATCTAGAGAAGGCTGAAGAAGAATTCAAAAGTAAATAA
- a CDS encoding Npt1/Npt2 family nucleotide transporter yields the protein MTADKSNIKNESFLSKVRAVIWPVYGNENLKFIPMALMMALILFNYTILRGTKDALVISGEGSGSEVTSFLKVWGVLPFAIMFFFFYSKLSNLLSRPALFYTIIMIFVVFFAAFTIFLYPNRDALHMGPEKLFAMQAEYPFAKWLIPMLANWTDSLFYIMAELWGSVVLSLLFWQLANLSTRVNEAKRFYGFFGLIGNMGVMLSGFATKYFDTLGKEATLASGNTIDGYGTTIGWICGSVAISGAIIMALFFFVNNKVIANPKYAPQEGEAPKKKSKPKLSLGDSFKQIFTSKYLAYIALLVVIYGITMNLIEQTWKSQMKIAFPSRAEYNAAMGDVFIWISVLTMIFMLLGSNLLRIFGWLTSALITPIVILLTGSVFFAMILFPDTFRPYMMEMGISLTAVQVACMFGQWQQVLSKSTKYSLFDPTKEMAYIPLDDDMKIKGKAAVDVVGGRLGKSGGALLQQVLLVVTAGTQITIAPYLAGLVLVGLGIWFWAVFGLNKLFVAKNKEPTGGQKDKEPANIEKPSVERKSA from the coding sequence ATGACAGCTGATAAATCGAACATTAAAAACGAGAGTTTTCTCTCGAAAGTTCGTGCCGTTATATGGCCCGTATATGGAAATGAAAATCTAAAATTCATTCCCATGGCATTAATGATGGCTCTCATTCTATTCAATTACACGATTTTGCGCGGCACCAAAGATGCACTCGTCATTTCTGGAGAAGGCTCAGGCTCTGAAGTCACCAGCTTTTTAAAAGTTTGGGGCGTTTTGCCATTTGCGATCATGTTTTTCTTTTTCTACTCAAAATTGAGCAACCTTTTAAGCAGGCCGGCTCTTTTCTACACGATCATTATGATCTTTGTTGTCTTTTTTGCAGCTTTCACAATCTTCCTCTATCCAAATCGTGATGCGCTCCATATGGGCCCAGAGAAATTATTTGCTATGCAAGCAGAGTATCCTTTCGCAAAATGGTTGATACCAATGCTAGCCAATTGGACAGATTCTCTATTTTATATCATGGCTGAATTATGGGGTTCTGTTGTCTTATCGCTGCTTTTCTGGCAATTAGCGAACTTATCCACACGTGTTAACGAAGCCAAAAGATTCTATGGGTTCTTTGGACTTATTGGTAATATGGGTGTGATGTTATCCGGTTTTGCAACAAAATACTTTGATACTTTAGGTAAAGAAGCAACACTTGCATCAGGAAACACAATTGATGGCTATGGAACAACTATTGGTTGGATTTGTGGATCAGTTGCTATTAGTGGCGCTATTATTATGGCGTTGTTTTTCTTCGTAAACAACAAAGTGATTGCCAATCCTAAATATGCACCACAAGAAGGTGAAGCACCCAAGAAAAAAAGCAAGCCTAAATTATCCCTTGGAGATAGCTTTAAACAAATATTTACATCCAAATATTTGGCTTATATCGCATTACTTGTTGTGATCTACGGCATTACGATGAATCTTATAGAACAAACATGGAAAAGTCAGATGAAAATCGCTTTCCCAAGCAGAGCAGAATATAATGCGGCTATGGGTGATGTATTCATCTGGATCTCCGTCCTTACCATGATCTTCATGTTATTAGGATCGAATCTATTGCGTATATTCGGATGGCTTACAAGTGCGCTGATTACACCAATTGTCATTCTTCTCACGGGTAGTGTTTTCTTCGCGATGATTTTATTCCCAGATACGTTTAGACCTTACATGATGGAAATGGGGATTTCTCTTACCGCCGTACAAGTTGCTTGTATGTTCGGGCAATGGCAACAAGTCCTCTCTAAATCAACCAAATATTCTTTATTTGATCCAACGAAAGAAATGGCCTATATCCCCCTTGATGATGATATGAAAATCAAAGGGAAAGCAGCTGTTGACGTTGTTGGGGGTCGCTTGGGTAAATCTGGCGGTGCACTTCTTCAGCAAGTATTACTTGTTGTAACAGCAGGCACACAAATAACGATCGCCCCTTATCTTGCAGGTCTTGTTCTAGTAGGACTAGGTATTTGGTTTTGGGCAGTCTTTGGCTTAAACAAACTATTCGTTGCTAAAAACAAAGAACCAACTGGCGGGCAAAAAGATAAAGAGCCAGCCAATATCGAAAAACCATCTGTTGAGCGTAAATCCGCTTAA
- a CDS encoding peptide ABC transporter substrate-binding protein: protein MLKKLAISLICFLTFVDFTTTLNANPDIKNEKILRRSNSTEPQSLYIARASDVPSNMLLRDLYEGLVNCDQNGKIIPGAAQRWEIDETGKIYTFHDIRGNWSNGDPVTAHDFVFAWQHLLDPKTASTYAFILNPVLNAHEISKGENKDLNALGVKALDAQTLQVTLKAPTGYFLNSLLHYSFFPFHKGALEQYKNEVTKPGKMVSNGAFMLTEWRPQDYIMLSKNPHYWDQTNVKLDKVQYFTTEEQNTTLKNYRAGQLDLTYEVQAEKIQFIKRDKDLVKDLKIHPYLSNYYYGINLRKSPLGTNKDLREALSMVIDREKIVNHITLAGEIPAYGFVPPMTANAKPASLSFQALSTEDRLKRAKELYEKAGYNLKNPLKFEFSYNTDENHKKVALAIIDMWKHAFPGIEVTLRNLEWKVFLQERSEGKNIEMYRSGWAGDYNDPLTFLEIFKSDSGVNHTGYNSPQYDALLEQASMSVDLEKRAEIFGQAEKILLEDAPLIPIYNRVTARLVKPWVKGYGIGGSNLLDIFYSKDLDIVK from the coding sequence ATGCTCAAAAAACTTGCAATAAGCTTAATTTGTTTTTTAACCTTCGTTGACTTTACAACCACATTAAATGCTAATCCTGACATTAAAAATGAAAAAATTTTAAGACGCAGTAATAGTACAGAGCCACAATCTCTTTATATAGCACGTGCGTCAGACGTCCCTTCCAATATGCTTTTACGTGATCTTTATGAAGGCCTTGTAAACTGCGATCAAAATGGCAAAATTATTCCAGGCGCTGCACAAAGATGGGAAATTGACGAAACAGGTAAAATTTATACCTTCCATGATATTCGCGGGAATTGGTCGAATGGCGATCCTGTTACGGCTCATGATTTTGTATTTGCTTGGCAACATTTGCTTGACCCCAAAACCGCGTCTACTTATGCTTTTATACTTAATCCTGTTCTTAATGCACATGAAATTTCAAAAGGCGAAAATAAAGATCTAAATGCCTTAGGTGTAAAAGCACTTGACGCCCAAACACTTCAAGTCACCCTTAAAGCACCAACAGGTTATTTCTTAAATTCTTTATTACATTATTCCTTCTTTCCTTTCCACAAGGGTGCCTTAGAACAATATAAAAATGAGGTTACAAAACCTGGTAAAATGGTGTCTAATGGTGCTTTTATGCTCACCGAATGGCGCCCCCAAGATTACATTATGCTCAGTAAAAATCCTCATTATTGGGATCAAACGAATGTAAAATTGGATAAAGTACAATATTTTACAACGGAAGAACAAAATACAACACTTAAAAATTATCGTGCAGGGCAGCTTGATTTAACTTATGAAGTTCAAGCTGAAAAAATACAATTTATCAAACGTGACAAAGATCTTGTCAAAGATCTTAAAATACATCCTTATTTAAGCAATTATTATTATGGGATTAACCTGAGAAAGTCGCCATTAGGTACAAATAAAGATCTTCGTGAAGCTTTATCTATGGTTATTGATCGTGAAAAAATTGTAAATCACATTACACTTGCTGGCGAAATTCCAGCCTATGGTTTTGTGCCACCCATGACCGCAAACGCAAAACCCGCATCCCTTTCTTTTCAAGCGCTCAGCACGGAAGATCGTCTTAAACGCGCTAAAGAACTTTATGAAAAAGCAGGGTACAATCTTAAAAATCCCCTCAAATTCGAATTTTCGTATAATACAGACGAAAATCATAAAAAAGTTGCCTTGGCAATCATCGATATGTGGAAACATGCTTTCCCAGGCATCGAAGTCACTTTGCGTAATTTAGAATGGAAAGTCTTCTTACAAGAACGATCAGAGGGCAAAAACATTGAAATGTATCGTAGCGGTTGGGCTGGCGATTATAATGACCCTCTTACTTTTTTAGAAATTTTTAAATCGGATTCAGGTGTTAATCACACTGGTTATAATTCACCTCAATATGACGCTCTTTTAGAACAAGCCTCCATGAGCGTTGATTTAGAAAAACGTGCCGAAATATTTGGTCAGGCTGAAAAAATATTGCTTGAAGATGCCCCACTGATTCCCATTTATAATCGCGTTACAGCTAGACTTGTTAAACCTTGGGTTAAAGGCTATGGCATTGGTGGGTCAAATCTTTTGGATATATTTTATTCAAAAGACTTGGATATTGTAAAATAA